From Pelmatolapia mariae isolate MD_Pm_ZW linkage group LG22, Pm_UMD_F_2, whole genome shotgun sequence, a single genomic window includes:
- the LOC134619809 gene encoding voltage-dependent calcium channel gamma-6 subunit-like: MWSTFFVTDEEGRTVGPGTPGVAGGPVPGGPAQGAGGLASLMSGRSTFGGNKRRRTTSTGHAMSEAQEGKIKLAFFVAIVGVVLTVLGVGTEFWVELAPPKSFYNNQTCLTAHYGLWKGCTKTLWVSDIDPERESCGPAELAGESNCTYFKFFTTGENAVMFQKTTKKNLNVAAAMLALFSLFLMVMGAICITMALSKEILFFLKPASVCFILSGVLVLLSLLVFHQSVLAFLASNHTVPLHHELSWSVSCIGCAGAVLIVGGILFLLLALPYSPWQKCLPHKDSSS; encoded by the exons ATGTGGTCAACATTTTTTGTGACTGACGAGGAGGGCCGCACTGTAGGCCCAGGGACCCCCGGAGTGGCTGGTGGGCCTGTACCAGGAGGACCAGCCCAGGGTGCAGGGGGTCTGGCCAGTCTGATGAGTGGACGCAGTACATTTGGTGGGAACAAGCGCCGCAGGACAACATCAACAGGACATGCCATGAGTGAGGCCCAGGAGGGAAAG ATCAAATTAGCATTCTTTGTCGCCATTGTTGGTGTAGTGCTGACAGTCCTCGGGGTCGGGACTGAGTTCTGGGTGGAGCTGGCACCACCGAAGAGTTTCTATAACAATCAG ACTTGTCTGACAGCCCACTATGGCCTGTGGAAGGGCTGCACCAAGACCCTGTGGGTGTCTGATATtgacccagagagagagagctgcgGACCTGCTGAACTGGCTGGAG AATCAAACTGCACGTACTTCAAGTTTTTTACTACAGGGGAAAATGCTGTGATGTTTCAGAAGACGACAAAGAAAA ATCTGAATGTGGCAGCAGCAATGTTGGCCCTATTCAGCCTGTTTCTGATGGTGATGGGTGCCATCTGTATCACTATGGCTCTCAGTAAGGAGATCCTGTTTTTCCTTAAACCAGCATCTGTATGCTTCATTCTGTCAG GTGTTCTGGTGCTCCTGTCCCTCTTGGTTTTCCACCAGTCTGTTTTGGCTTTTCTTGCCAGCAATCACACAGTTCCTCTCCACCATGAGCTCTCCTGGTCAGTATCGTGTATTGGCTGTGCGGGGGCTGTCCTCATCGTGGGTGGGATCCTCTTCCTGCTGTTGGCGTTGCCCTACAGCCCCTGGCAGAAGTGCCTCCCTCACAAGGACAGCAGTAGCTAG